The proteins below are encoded in one region of Sideroxydans lithotrophicus ES-1:
- a CDS encoding DUF167 domain-containing protein produces the protein MSEWFRRNGDILTLTLHIQPGAKRTEVAGLHGAALKIRLAAPPIEGRANEALLKFIAESFGVPLRQVELKQGGQSRHKVVAVTASKIEPESLLG, from the coding sequence GTGAGCGAGTGGTTCCGCCGCAACGGTGACATTCTCACGCTTACCCTGCACATCCAGCCCGGCGCGAAACGCACCGAGGTGGCGGGACTGCATGGTGCAGCCCTCAAGATACGCCTCGCCGCCCCACCCATCGAAGGTCGTGCCAACGAAGCGCTGCTGAAATTCATCGCGGAGTCGTTCGGCGTGCCGTTGCGTCAGGTCGAGCTCAAACAGGGCGGACAGTCGCGCCATAAGGTGGTGGCGGTCACGGCAAGCAAGATCGAACCGGAAAGTCTGCTGGGCTGA
- a CDS encoding BufA1 family periplasmic bufferin-type metallophore: MEKQKMLSLAIGGLLALGLAGTASAADKPKVEMEKCFGIAKAGMNDCSSNKAAHSCAGQATKNNDPMDFVAVPKGTCDKIAGGMLKSM; the protein is encoded by the coding sequence ATGGAAAAGCAAAAGATGTTGTCGCTCGCAATCGGTGGTCTGTTGGCGCTGGGCCTGGCAGGTACTGCAAGTGCCGCCGACAAGCCCAAGGTGGAAATGGAAAAATGCTTCGGCATCGCCAAGGCCGGCATGAATGACTGCTCCAGCAACAAGGCTGCGCACTCCTGTGCCGGTCAGGCCACCAAGAACAACGATCCGATGGATTTCGTCGCCGTTCCCAAGGGAACCTGCGACAAGATCGCCGGCGGCATGCTGAAGTCGATGTGA
- a CDS encoding DoxX family protein, producing MNVLSRLARFYYTASHWPEYLAPLLDLALRLYIADVFFKSGLTKIKSWDSTLYLFSDVYQVPLLNSDVAAYLATSGELGLSVLLVLGLFGRFAAAGLFILNVVAAYSYYSGLSEAGLFQHFCWGTLLTVLLILSRGKWSVDAWLEQRLR from the coding sequence ATGAATGTGTTATCGCGCTTGGCAAGATTCTATTACACCGCCTCACACTGGCCGGAATATCTGGCGCCGTTGCTGGATCTCGCGCTGCGGCTTTATATTGCAGATGTGTTCTTCAAATCCGGCCTGACCAAGATCAAAAGCTGGGACAGTACGCTGTATCTGTTCAGCGACGTCTATCAAGTGCCGTTGCTCAATTCGGATGTAGCGGCATATCTGGCGACTTCCGGTGAACTCGGCTTGTCGGTATTGCTGGTGCTGGGGCTGTTCGGAAGATTCGCGGCGGCGGGGTTGTTCATACTCAACGTGGTCGCGGCTTATTCGTATTACTCGGGATTGAGCGAAGCAGGGCTGTTCCAGCATTTCTGCTGGGGAACGTTGCTGACTGTGCTATTGATACTCAGTCGCGGCAAGTGGTCGGTCGATGCGTGGCTGGAGCAGCGGCTGCGTTGA
- the bufB gene encoding MNIO family bufferin maturase → MSRPATGMLPSIAGIGLRAPHYREVLETLPRLGWVEVHSENFFGGGAPLHTLRKVREHYPVSLHGVGMGLASTTALDEGHLSSLARLCEDVQPAAVSEHLCWNAVAGMVVNDLLPFPYTREALDHVARRVDQVQERLGRQLLVENLSSYLSFSHSEMTEGEFLAELTQRTGCGILFDVENLFVNVRNLGVDAKAFIEAIPAAAVKEYHLAGYSMRDGCLVDTHDHPVYPEVWQLYESVLRQIGPRPTLIEWDSDIPALPVLMGEAARAQQRLQALEECHAEC, encoded by the coding sequence ATGTCCAGGCCCGCAACCGGTATGTTGCCGTCTATCGCAGGAATAGGGTTGCGGGCACCTCATTACCGTGAGGTCCTGGAAACGTTACCCAGGCTAGGCTGGGTGGAAGTGCATAGCGAGAATTTTTTCGGCGGCGGTGCGCCGCTGCATACCCTGCGCAAAGTGCGCGAGCATTACCCCGTCAGCCTGCATGGCGTCGGCATGGGACTGGCATCGACGACTGCGCTCGATGAAGGGCATCTGTCATCGCTGGCACGTTTGTGCGAAGACGTGCAGCCCGCTGCCGTGTCGGAGCATCTGTGCTGGAATGCGGTAGCAGGCATGGTGGTAAACGACCTGCTGCCGTTTCCCTACACCCGCGAAGCGCTGGATCATGTGGCGCGTCGCGTGGACCAGGTGCAGGAAAGGCTGGGGCGCCAATTGCTGGTGGAGAACCTGTCCAGTTACCTGTCTTTTTCCCACAGCGAGATGACCGAGGGCGAGTTCCTCGCCGAACTGACGCAGCGCACCGGCTGCGGCATCCTGTTCGACGTGGAGAACCTGTTTGTGAACGTGCGCAATCTTGGCGTCGACGCCAAGGCGTTCATCGAGGCCATCCCAGCGGCTGCGGTGAAGGAGTATCACCTGGCCGGCTACAGCATGCGCGACGGCTGTCTGGTGGACACGCACGACCATCCGGTCTATCCGGAGGTGTGGCAGTTGTATGAGTCCGTGCTGCGGCAAATCGGTCCGCGTCCCACGCTGATCGAGTGGGATAGCGATATCCCCGCGTTGCCCGTGCTGATGGGAGAGGCGGCCAGGGCGCAGCAGCGTCTGCAAGCGCTGGAGGAATGCCATGCTGAATGCTGA
- a CDS encoding PilT/PilU family type 4a pilus ATPase: protein MERDQATELVHNLLRGLVSQKASDLFITSGFPPAFKIDGKMTPVSSQALTSQHTQELARSIMNDRQAAEFESTHECNFAISPPGIGRFRVNVFMQQQRVGMVLRTITTKIPSFEELGLPKVLKDVVMTKRGLAILVGGTGSGKSTSLAAMLGHRNHNSFGHIITIEDPVEFVHDHDKCIVTHREVGVDTNDWHTALKNTLRQAPDVILIGEIRDRETMEYAVAFAETGHLCLATLHANSANQALDRIINFFPEERREQLLMDLSLNIKALISQRLIPKKDGKGRAAAFEILLNSPLIADLIFKGAVHEIKEVMARSRELGMQTFDQALFDLHEAGAITYEEALKNADSVNDLRLKIKLEGQATRDRDVMSGLDNLKMT from the coding sequence ATGGAAAGAGACCAGGCCACCGAACTCGTCCACAACCTGCTGCGCGGACTGGTTTCGCAGAAGGCGTCCGACCTGTTCATCACCTCAGGCTTCCCGCCCGCTTTCAAGATCGACGGCAAGATGACGCCGGTCTCCAGCCAGGCGCTGACCTCGCAGCACACGCAGGAGCTGGCGCGCAGCATCATGAACGACCGCCAGGCAGCCGAGTTCGAATCCACGCACGAATGCAACTTCGCCATCAGCCCGCCCGGCATCGGGCGCTTCCGCGTCAATGTGTTCATGCAGCAACAGCGCGTCGGCATGGTATTGCGTACCATCACCACCAAGATCCCGTCCTTTGAAGAACTGGGACTGCCGAAAGTGCTCAAGGACGTGGTGATGACCAAACGCGGACTGGCGATCCTGGTCGGCGGTACCGGTTCCGGCAAATCCACCTCGCTGGCCGCCATGCTTGGTCACCGCAACCACAACAGCTTCGGCCACATCATCACCATCGAGGACCCGGTGGAGTTCGTGCACGATCACGACAAGTGCATCGTCACCCACCGCGAAGTGGGCGTGGATACCAACGACTGGCACACCGCATTGAAGAACACCTTGCGCCAGGCGCCCGACGTCATCCTGATCGGCGAGATCCGCGACCGCGAGACCATGGAATATGCCGTGGCATTCGCCGAAACCGGCCACCTTTGTCTGGCGACGCTGCACGCCAACAGTGCCAACCAGGCGCTCGACCGCATCATCAACTTCTTCCCGGAAGAACGCCGCGAACAGTTGCTGATGGACCTGTCGCTCAATATCAAGGCACTCATCTCGCAACGCCTGATCCCGAAGAAGGACGGCAAGGGACGCGCAGCCGCTTTCGAGATCCTGCTCAATTCGCCGCTGATCGCGGACCTCATCTTCAAGGGCGCCGTGCATGAGATCAAGGAAGTCATGGCCAGGTCGCGCGAGCTCGGCATGCAGACCTTCGACCAGGCGCTGTTCGACCTGCACGAAGCCGGTGCCATCACTTACGAAGAAGCCCTCAAGAACGCCGACTCGGTCAACGACCTGCGCCTGAAGATCAAGCTGGAAGGCCAGGCCACCCGGGACAGGGATGTGATGAGCGGGCTGGACAATCTGAAGATGACCTGA
- a CDS encoding HvfC/BufC N-terminal domain-containing protein: MLNAELDYFARAIVGGEEASSRVDGTYANYSAAIAIDIYRNNYRGNLHDALAGAYPVVRQLVGDDFFRFMGRKFIAQYPSRNANLHRYGAELADFVAAFEPAKELLYLEDVAALEWACHQAYFAADADALDIDELAQIPAERYAELILHLQPSCHLLHSRYPVAAIWHAHQPGVGDDFRIDLDSGACDALVCRRGDLVLVSELAEAEAAWLHRISVGIPLGDVTAATLESDPDFDLQAVLLKLVAQNIFANFNLEKTP; the protein is encoded by the coding sequence ATGCTGAATGCTGAACTTGATTATTTTGCGCGAGCCATCGTGGGCGGCGAGGAAGCATCGTCACGGGTCGACGGGACTTATGCGAACTATTCTGCCGCTATCGCCATCGACATCTATCGCAACAATTATCGCGGCAATCTGCACGATGCGCTGGCCGGCGCATATCCGGTGGTCAGGCAGTTGGTCGGTGACGACTTCTTCCGCTTCATGGGCAGGAAATTCATCGCGCAATACCCGTCGCGCAACGCGAACCTGCATCGTTACGGCGCGGAGCTGGCGGATTTTGTGGCGGCCTTCGAACCGGCGAAAGAGCTGCTCTATCTGGAGGATGTGGCGGCGCTGGAATGGGCCTGTCACCAGGCTTATTTCGCGGCTGACGCGGATGCACTGGATATCGACGAACTGGCGCAGATACCGGCCGAACGCTATGCGGAGCTGATCCTGCATCTGCAGCCGTCATGTCATCTGCTGCATTCCCGCTATCCCGTTGCCGCCATCTGGCATGCACACCAGCCCGGTGTAGGCGACGATTTCCGTATCGATCTGGATAGCGGCGCATGCGATGCGCTGGTCTGCCGCCGCGGCGATCTCGTTCTGGTCAGCGAGCTGGCGGAAGCCGAGGCTGCATGGCTGCACCGCATAAGCGTTGGGATTCCTTTGGGGGATGTGACCGCTGCCACACTGGAAAGTGATCCGGATTTCGATTTACAAGCCGTATTGCTGAAGCTGGTCGCACAAAATATTTTTGCGAATTTCAATTTAGAGAAAACACCATGA
- the msrA gene encoding peptide-methionine (S)-S-oxide reductase MsrA, with the protein MLTIKVIRSFFLGGLGLMLGLGTFTNAGAVPAEQTAVFAGGCFWGVDAVFKHVRGVSNVVSGYSGGSAETAHYEMVSQGDTGHAESVRVRFDPAQVSYQQLLQVFFYVAHDPTELNRQGPDTGSQYRSVIFYTSAEQQKAAQDYMQKLNAEHVFRGPIVTQLVPLKQFYPAEEHHQNYLELHPYQPYIVFNDMPKLDRLHKTFPALYQ; encoded by the coding sequence ATGTTAACGATCAAAGTCATTCGCAGTTTCTTTCTTGGTGGTCTGGGCCTCATGCTTGGGCTGGGTACGTTCACCAATGCCGGTGCCGTGCCCGCGGAGCAGACGGCAGTGTTCGCCGGCGGTTGCTTCTGGGGCGTGGATGCGGTGTTCAAGCATGTCAGGGGGGTGAGCAATGTCGTATCGGGTTATTCGGGCGGCAGCGCGGAAACCGCACACTATGAGATGGTGAGCCAGGGCGATACCGGCCATGCCGAATCGGTGCGTGTCCGTTTCGATCCGGCACAGGTGTCTTACCAGCAACTGCTGCAAGTGTTCTTCTATGTCGCGCACGATCCGACCGAGCTCAACCGCCAGGGGCCGGATACCGGTAGCCAATATCGCTCGGTGATCTTCTACACCAGTGCGGAGCAACAGAAGGCTGCACAGGACTATATGCAGAAGCTCAACGCCGAGCATGTTTTTCGCGGGCCTATCGTCACCCAGCTGGTCCCGCTGAAACAGTTCTACCCGGCGGAAGAACATCACCAGAACTATCTGGAATTGCATCCCTACCAGCCTTATATCGTGTTCAACGACATGCCCAAACTGGATCGTCTGCACAAGACATTCCCGGCGTTATATCAGTGA
- the rng gene encoding ribonuclease G — translation MTEEILINVTPQETRVAVMQQGVVQELHIERGSQRGLVSNVYVGKVKRVLPGMQSAFIDIGLERSAFLHVADIWENRANGEDAAKPIEKVLFEGQSLLVQVIKDPIGTKGARLSTQLSFAGRLLVYLPQESHIGVSQRIENEEERESLRNKLQQVLPAEHKGGYIIRTMAESASDSELRADVAYLDKLWSNLQQQSLQLAPPALLYKELDISLRVLRDFVNEETSRLLVDSRETHERMMSFATDYSASAVPKLERYVGARPLFDLYGVEEEIERALSRRVDLKSGGYLIIDQTEALTTVDVNTGGFVGGRNFDDTIFKTNLEAAQVIARQLRLRNLGGIIICDFIDMDTVEHRDAVLEEFKKMLAHDRTRISVNGFSALGLVEMTRKRTRESLAHVLCEPCPTCQGRGEVKTAQTVCYEILREIVREARQFNAREYRILASQQVIDLYLDEESQSLAMLSDFIGKPISLQVETLYSQEQYDVILM, via the coding sequence ATGACAGAAGAGATCTTGATCAACGTCACCCCGCAGGAAACGCGCGTTGCGGTGATGCAACAGGGGGTCGTGCAGGAATTGCACATCGAACGCGGCAGCCAGCGCGGCCTGGTCAGCAATGTCTACGTCGGCAAGGTGAAACGCGTGCTGCCAGGCATGCAGTCCGCATTCATCGATATCGGGCTCGAGCGTTCCGCCTTCCTGCATGTCGCCGACATCTGGGAGAACCGCGCCAACGGCGAGGATGCCGCCAAACCCATCGAAAAGGTGCTGTTCGAAGGACAGAGCCTGCTGGTGCAGGTCATCAAGGACCCCATCGGCACCAAGGGGGCGCGCCTTTCCACGCAACTGAGTTTCGCCGGGCGTCTGCTGGTCTACCTGCCGCAGGAATCGCACATCGGCGTCTCGCAGCGCATCGAGAACGAGGAGGAACGCGAGTCGTTGCGCAACAAGCTGCAGCAGGTGCTGCCGGCCGAACACAAGGGCGGTTACATCATCCGCACCATGGCGGAATCGGCCTCCGACAGCGAACTGCGCGCCGATGTGGCCTATCTGGACAAACTGTGGAGCAATCTGCAGCAGCAATCGCTGCAACTGGCGCCCCCCGCCCTGCTGTACAAGGAATTGGACATCAGCCTGCGCGTGCTGCGCGATTTCGTGAACGAAGAGACCTCGCGCCTGCTGGTCGATTCGCGCGAAACGCATGAACGCATGATGTCCTTCGCCACCGATTACAGCGCCTCGGCCGTGCCGAAACTGGAACGTTATGTCGGCGCGCGTCCGCTGTTCGACCTGTACGGCGTGGAAGAAGAGATCGAGCGCGCCCTGTCGCGGCGCGTCGACCTGAAATCGGGCGGCTACCTGATCATCGACCAGACCGAGGCGCTCACCACCGTGGACGTCAATACCGGCGGCTTCGTCGGCGGACGCAATTTCGACGACACCATCTTCAAGACCAACCTGGAAGCGGCCCAGGTCATCGCACGGCAACTGCGCTTGCGCAATCTCGGCGGCATCATCATCTGCGACTTCATCGACATGGATACGGTGGAACACCGCGATGCGGTGCTGGAGGAGTTCAAGAAGATGCTGGCGCACGACCGCACCCGCATCAGCGTCAACGGCTTCTCGGCGCTGGGCCTGGTCGAGATGACGCGCAAACGCACGCGCGAAAGCCTGGCGCACGTATTGTGCGAACCCTGCCCCACCTGCCAGGGACGCGGCGAAGTGAAGACCGCGCAGACCGTGTGCTACGAGATCCTGCGCGAGATCGTGCGCGAAGCGCGCCAGTTCAATGCGCGCGAATACCGCATCCTTGCCTCGCAACAGGTCATCGACCTTTACCTGGACGAGGAATCGCAAAGCCTGGCCATGCTTTCCGACTTCATCGGCAAGCCCATCTCCCTGCAGGTAGAGACGCTCTACTCGCAGGAGCAATACGATGTCATCCTGATGTAG
- a CDS encoding YggT family protein, with product MLGDVISFLNDALVQPFAGILLFRFHAVWLQAPMRNPIGEFVMALTDFVVLRVRRFVPRVWGMDTASLLLAFMVELAYLGMFLWIQGYAFDAFSLAGLLAWTAVKLLKISIYLLIASLVIEAVLSWVSPHTPLAPMLFAVNRPFVQPLRRRIPPVGNVDLSVLLLLLICQLILIVPIAGLEQAALRLL from the coding sequence ATGCTCGGTGATGTGATCTCGTTCCTGAACGACGCCTTGGTGCAGCCGTTCGCCGGCATCCTGCTGTTCCGCTTCCACGCCGTATGGCTGCAAGCGCCGATGCGCAACCCCATCGGCGAGTTCGTCATGGCGCTGACCGACTTCGTGGTGCTGCGTGTGCGCCGCTTCGTTCCGCGGGTCTGGGGAATGGATACCGCCTCGCTGCTGCTGGCCTTCATGGTCGAACTTGCCTATCTCGGCATGTTCCTGTGGATACAGGGGTATGCGTTCGATGCTTTTTCGCTGGCCGGCCTGCTGGCATGGACCGCTGTGAAGCTGCTGAAGATCAGCATCTACCTGCTCATCGCCTCGCTTGTCATCGAAGCCGTCCTTTCATGGGTCAGTCCCCATACGCCGCTGGCTCCCATGCTGTTTGCGGTCAATCGTCCCTTCGTGCAGCCGCTGCGGCGCCGCATTCCGCCCGTGGGCAATGTTGATCTGTCGGTGCTGCTGCTGTTGCTCATTTGCCAGCTCATCCTCATCGTGCCGATCGCCGGTCTGGAGCAAGCCGCATTGAGACTGCTGTGA
- the proC gene encoding pyrroline-5-carboxylate reductase has protein sequence MKITFIGGGNMAKALIGGLMKRGYSPSRMHVVEMHKDKCADLHNEFGVRATTELAAAVAHGEIIILAVKPQNLQEVALQLAPLLEGQLVISIAAGIRTQDMARWLGTQSIVRCMPNTPALIRSGVTALYAMPAVTPEQCQRAESVLSAVGSTLWMDDEEMLDAVTAISGSGPAYVFYFIEAMQQAAFELGLDEEQSRQLVLDTFLGACKLAESSQEDVAKLRERVTSRKGTTESALLSMEKNQVKMDIVAAIHAAAVRSRELGDELGKDA, from the coding sequence ATGAAGATAACTTTCATTGGCGGTGGCAACATGGCGAAGGCGTTGATCGGTGGTTTGATGAAGCGCGGATACTCGCCCTCCAGGATGCATGTGGTCGAGATGCACAAAGACAAATGCGCGGATCTGCACAACGAATTCGGCGTCAGGGCGACCACTGAACTTGCGGCAGCAGTGGCGCACGGGGAGATAATCATTCTTGCGGTCAAGCCGCAAAATCTGCAGGAAGTCGCCCTGCAGCTTGCCCCGCTGCTGGAGGGACAGCTGGTCATTTCCATCGCCGCGGGCATACGCACACAGGATATGGCACGCTGGCTGGGTACGCAAAGCATCGTGCGCTGCATGCCCAATACGCCTGCCCTTATTCGCAGCGGCGTCACCGCCTTGTATGCCATGCCTGCAGTCACTCCGGAACAATGCCAGCGTGCCGAGTCGGTGCTCTCGGCAGTGGGCAGCACGTTGTGGATGGACGACGAGGAGATGCTGGATGCCGTGACGGCGATCTCCGGTAGCGGCCCGGCTTATGTGTTCTATTTCATCGAGGCGATGCAGCAGGCGGCTTTCGAGTTGGGACTGGATGAAGAACAGTCCCGCCAGCTGGTGTTGGATACCTTTCTGGGCGCCTGCAAACTGGCAGAAAGCAGTCAGGAAGACGTTGCCAAATTGCGCGAGCGCGTGACTTCCAGGAAGGGCACCACTGAAAGCGCCTTGCTCAGCATGGAAAAGAACCAGGTCAAGATGGATATCGTCGCGGCGATCCATGCGGCAGCTGTGCGTTCCAGGGAACTGGGCGATGAACTAGGGAAGGACGCTTGA
- a CDS encoding YggS family pyridoxal phosphate-dependent enzyme has protein sequence MTAILSNLQATRDAIAQAAISAHRNVAEVHLLAVSKTFPAEAVREAYRGGQAAFGENYLQEALEKIAALRDLPLEWHFIGPIQSNKTRAIAENFAWVHSVDRLKIAERLSAQRPSQLPPLNICLQVNVSGEESKSGVAPAEVAQLAQDVAHLPNLRLRGLMTIPSPAADQEQQRAPFAQMRALLKQLNSQGMSLDTLSMGMTHDFPAAIMEGATIVRVGTAIFGQR, from the coding sequence ATGACTGCAATCCTCTCCAACTTGCAAGCGACCCGCGATGCCATTGCACAGGCTGCAATATCGGCGCACAGAAATGTTGCAGAAGTGCATCTGCTGGCAGTGAGCAAGACTTTTCCGGCAGAGGCGGTGCGTGAGGCATACCGGGGCGGACAGGCCGCATTCGGCGAGAATTATCTGCAGGAGGCGCTGGAAAAGATCGCTGCTTTGCGCGATCTTCCGCTGGAGTGGCATTTCATCGGTCCCATCCAGAGCAACAAGACGCGCGCGATCGCCGAGAACTTTGCCTGGGTGCACAGCGTGGACAGGCTGAAGATTGCCGAGCGGTTGTCGGCGCAACGGCCGTCGCAGCTGCCACCGCTGAACATCTGTCTGCAAGTGAACGTGAGCGGCGAAGAAAGCAAGAGCGGTGTGGCGCCGGCAGAGGTGGCGCAACTGGCGCAAGATGTTGCACATTTGCCGAATCTCAGGTTGCGCGGGTTGATGACGATACCTTCACCTGCGGCAGACCAGGAGCAGCAACGCGCACCTTTTGCCCAGATGCGGGCTTTGTTGAAGCAGCTGAACTCGCAGGGTATGTCACTGGACACGCTGTCGATGGGCATGACGCATGATTTTCCTGCTGCGATAATGGAGGGCGCGACCATCGTGCGCGTCGGCACGGCGATATTCGGCCAAAGATGA
- a CDS encoding HU family DNA-binding protein has protein sequence MNRKELIDALATKTGSSKADADRNIAALIDIVTATLKKGDNVALVGFGTFEVRKRAARNGRNPSTGAAIKIKASKQPAFKAGATLKAAVNGGKK, from the coding sequence ATGAACCGTAAAGAACTGATTGATGCACTGGCAACAAAGACCGGCAGCAGCAAGGCTGATGCTGACCGCAACATCGCTGCGCTGATCGATATCGTCACCGCCACGCTGAAAAAGGGCGACAACGTTGCTCTGGTAGGCTTCGGCACATTCGAAGTGCGCAAGCGTGCAGCCCGCAACGGTCGCAACCCGTCGACCGGTGCAGCCATCAAGATCAAGGCTTCCAAGCAGCCAGCTTTCAAGGCAGGCGCTACTTTGAAGGCTGCAGTCAACGGCGGCAAGAAGTAA
- a CDS encoding type IV pilus twitching motility protein PilT, translating into MDITELLAFGVKNKASDLHLSAGLPPMIRVHGDMRRINLPAMEHKEVHAMVYDIMNDGQRKHYEENKEVDFSFEVPNLARFRVNAFIQNRGAGAVMRTIPSKILTLEDLKCPPIFKDISEFPRGMVLVTGPTGSGKSTTLAAMVNHINENEMGHILTVEDPIEFVHESKKSLVNQREVGPHTLSFNNALRSALREDPDVILVGEMRDLETIRLAMTAAETGHLVFGTLHTSSAAKTIDRIIDVFPADEKEMVRAMLSESLRAVISQTLLKTKDGSGRVAAHEIMICTPAIRNLIREAKVPQMYSAIQTGGNIGMQTLDQCLQDLVKRNMVASSEARGKAANKDLFPG; encoded by the coding sequence ATGGATATCACCGAACTGCTCGCCTTCGGCGTGAAGAACAAAGCCTCCGACTTGCACCTCTCCGCCGGCCTGCCTCCGATGATCCGCGTGCACGGCGACATGCGCCGCATCAACCTGCCAGCGATGGAGCACAAGGAAGTCCACGCCATGGTGTACGACATCATGAACGACGGCCAGCGCAAACATTACGAAGAGAACAAGGAAGTCGACTTCTCGTTCGAGGTGCCCAACCTGGCGCGTTTCCGCGTCAATGCCTTCATCCAGAACCGCGGCGCCGGCGCGGTGATGCGTACCATTCCTTCCAAGATCCTCACGCTGGAAGACCTCAAGTGCCCGCCGATCTTCAAGGACATCTCCGAATTCCCGCGCGGCATGGTGCTGGTGACCGGCCCGACCGGTTCCGGTAAATCGACCACGCTGGCGGCGATGGTGAACCACATCAACGAGAACGAGATGGGCCACATCCTGACCGTGGAAGACCCGATCGAATTCGTGCACGAATCGAAGAAGTCGCTGGTCAACCAGCGCGAAGTCGGCCCGCATACACTGTCGTTCAACAACGCCTTGCGTTCCGCACTGCGCGAGGACCCGGACGTGATCCTCGTCGGCGAAATGCGCGACCTCGAGACCATCCGTCTGGCGATGACGGCGGCGGAAACCGGCCACCTGGTGTTCGGTACCTTGCACACCAGCTCGGCAGCCAAGACCATCGACCGTATCATCGACGTGTTCCCCGCCGACGAAAAGGAAATGGTGCGCGCGATGCTGTCCGAATCGCTGCGCGCGGTGATCTCGCAGACCCTGCTCAAGACCAAGGACGGCAGCGGTCGCGTGGCGGCGCACGAGATCATGATCTGTACCCCGGCCATCCGCAACCTGATCCGCGAAGCCAAGGTGCCGCAGATGTATTCCGCCATCCAGACCGGCGGCAACATCGGCATGCAGACACTGGACCAGTGCCTGCAGGACCTGGTGAAGCGCAACATGGTGGCATCTTCCGAAGCGCGCGGCAAAGCGGCGAACAAGGACCTGTTCCCCGGTTAA
- a CDS encoding SRPBCC family protein: MMKRVLFGLLLVTAASAWPDSRYPGLQVEVKRDGSLYTFIASFDTTLTRCAAYRYLTDYEAAKALPDVVESLALRESANKVRVERTADEHVLFFHVRLHSVMEYTEKPFDSVEFTQLSGDSKMFRGDWIIEPNRLGSTLKFHGTWQPDTLIPLFIIDHFAKNGLLDSFSDMAQLAERRKDILSARCEGQQAASNAIE, from the coding sequence ATGATGAAGAGAGTCCTGTTCGGGTTGTTGCTGGTTACCGCCGCTTCGGCGTGGCCGGATTCGCGCTATCCCGGATTGCAGGTGGAAGTGAAAAGGGACGGCAGCCTGTATACCTTCATCGCCAGCTTCGATACCACATTGACAAGATGCGCGGCCTATCGCTACCTGACCGATTACGAGGCTGCGAAGGCGCTGCCGGATGTGGTCGAGTCGCTGGCATTGCGCGAATCGGCAAACAAGGTCAGGGTGGAACGCACAGCCGACGAGCATGTCCTGTTCTTCCATGTCCGGCTCCACTCCGTGATGGAATACACGGAAAAGCCGTTTGACAGTGTCGAATTCACACAATTGAGCGGCGATTCGAAGATGTTCCGGGGCGACTGGATCATCGAACCGAACCGGCTGGGCAGTACGCTCAAGTTCCATGGAACGTGGCAGCCGGACACTCTGATCCCCTTGTTTATCATCGACCATTTTGCGAAAAACGGCCTGCTGGACAGCTTCAGCGATATGGCTCAGCTGGCCGAGCGGCGCAAGGATATCCTGTCGGCACGCTGTGAAGGCCAGCAGGCGGCATCCAATGCGATCGAATGA